GCGAACGCTCCCGGCGGGCGGGGTAGTGGTCGAACGTGACCAGTCGGTCGAGGGGGAACCGCGAGAGCATCGCGGTCGTGAGGAGACCGACGACGCCCTGCCCGAACACCGCCACGCGCTCGCCGACGCGCGGACGGCCGTCCATGGCGAGGCTCACGGCGGTCTCGGCCATCGCCAGGAGGACGGCGTCCTCGTCGTCGACGCCGGGCGGGAGCCGGACGAGCGCCTCGGGCGTGACGCAGAAGTGACTGGCGTGGGGGTGGAAGGCGAAGACGCGCTGGCCGACCCACTCGTCGTCGACGTCGGAGCCGGTGGCCGTGACCGTGCCGACGGCGGCGTACCCGTACGAGAGCGGGTAGGTGGCGGCGCGGTCGAGCGAGTCGATGGTCTCGTCGAGCCGGACGTCGTCGGGGACCTGATCCCGGTAGACGAGGAGTTCGGTCCCCGGGCTGATCGCGGACAGCGACGCCTCGACCTGCACCTCGCCGGCCCCGGGCGTCTCGATCGGCATCCGAGCGACTTCGGCGTGGTGTGGCGCGACGAACCGAACCTGCCGCCCCACGTGGTCGCTCCCGGCACCGGCCTCGGTTCCGCTCTCGGCGGTCACCGCTGATCCCCCGACAGCCGCGTCGTCTCGGGCATAACCGCATCGTAGGATTCGTTCGGCGTAAAGCTGTCGCGGAGGCGGAACGTCCGCGCGGGCGGTCGGGCGACGCCCGCAGCGGCTCAGACGATCCGCTCGAAGTACGGCGGGAGCCGCTTTCTGAGCAGCGTGTACGGGACCGCGACGGCGACCGCGAGCGCACAGAGCAGGCGGATGCTCCCCGAGAACAACAGGAGACCGGGAAGCGCGCCACCGACCGTCAGCGCGAGGTCGCGGGGGGAACCGTCGTACGGTACCCAGTAGCGGGCACGGAGCCACCGGCTGGCGGGGTGGAGGTAGACCGCGTCGGTCGTCGTCCGCTCCCAGGGGCGCATCTCCTCGCCCGCGCCGAACGCGTCCATGCCGGCGTGGACCGCGCTGGCGACCAGAAAGGCCGCGGCCGCGACCGTGACGGCGGTCGGAGCGAGCGCCGCGACCCCGACGGCGGGGACGGCGGCGACCCAGCCGAGGAGCGGGAAGTGCAGCGTCTTCCGGTGGGTCCCGACGAGGAGGTCGAGGTCAGGGGCGACGCCGCCGGCGAACCCCGCGAGCGCGGCCACGGCGGCGAACTCCGGGGCGACCACGAGCAACGGTGCCGTGACGGCCACGCCGACGACGGCGTGGGACGTGACCATCATCGCGCTGATCGCGGAGCGCGGCGGACGGATCGGGTTCGAGTCGAGCGGTACGAATCGCCTCGACGGCGGTCCGTCGGCGACGCCGCGTCGGTCGCGTGCATACAGCGAAACGGCACGGCCCACGCATAAAACTCGCGCGAGCGGGCAGGAGCGCGGCGGCTCAGGCCTGCCGGCCGACGGCACGCGCGAGTGCGAGCAGATAGCCGAGCCCCGCCTGCACCTCGGGA
This Salinigranum marinum DNA region includes the following protein-coding sequences:
- a CDS encoding zinc-dependent alcohol dehydrogenase, translated to MPIETPGAGEVQVEASLSAISPGTELLVYRDQVPDDVRLDETIDSLDRAATYPLSYGYAAVGTVTATGSDVDDEWVGQRVFAFHPHASHFCVTPEALVRLPPGVDDEDAVLLAMAETAVSLAMDGRPRVGERVAVFGQGVVGLLTTAMLSRFPLDRLVTFDHYPARRERSRARGADASLSPDAAGEAFEAGDRRADLSYEVSGNPAALDAAIDTTGDDGRVVVGSWYGSKPATLDLGGRFHRSHIRLQASQVSRIDPAHADRWDKERRMGLVLDLLSELSPSELVTHRLPVEEAPRAYELLDQSPEETLQVVLEY
- a CDS encoding metal-dependent hydrolase — its product is MMVTSHAVVGVAVTAPLLVVAPEFAAVAALAGFAGGVAPDLDLLVGTHRKTLHFPLLGWVAAVPAVGVAALAPTAVTVAAAAFLVASAVHAGMDAFGAGEEMRPWERTTTDAVYLHPASRWLRARYWVPYDGSPRDLALTVGGALPGLLLFSGSIRLLCALAVAVAVPYTLLRKRLPPYFERIV